AAAGGAGAAACTTTAAGGTTATGTGAGATTCAGAAACTTCGGGTCGGGAAGAAACGGGCAACAAAAAAAACCTAAAATATAATGGAATGAGATAGAGAGAAAGGAAggtagaagaagaaaaaagctTAAAACCCACTCCCCTtgttctatttttttccagcCCTCGACCACAGAAACAGCCGCAGAGAggcgaaaaaaaaatctgtCGGGGAAGACAAAGGCGGAGTCCACGCTGGTACCTGTTGTTCCGTATCCGTCATCGCCAGCCGTGACCGACAAAGGATGCATGGCCTAGGGTGGGGGATGGAGGCTGGGAGCTGTGAGGAGGTAGCCAACAGCTACTGGCCAATCGGAAAAATAATAGAGATAAAAATAACACAATACTTGCGAGTAAAAATAAACATTACGCCTCTACGAGAAGTTACTCGAGGCTGCCACGGTGGTGCATACCGGCAAAATATTAGTTTCATATCGATTGTATTTTTTCACTCCCCATGTGTATCTTGCTGCAACCGTGGGTTTTCTCGGCGTAGGTTACTGTATGGTCGTAGATGGGGGTAAACCCTCACATAAAGCGAAAAAAAGCAGCCCCCAAAGTATGCGCTTATGGGACTAAGCAATGACGGTGGGTATTTAAACCTTGGGCAAAGGTGGGCaaaacaagttgaagagcGCAGAAATCAACGAAAAGTAGAGAAACCCACGCTGTTTATTGCTGGGACACACAGTTACCCACTCTTCCCTGGGAAAGCGGGGCCCTCCCAAGAAGTCACCTGTTTCCGGATCTTTGCTAGCACACGTGGATCAAATATGGAGCCGGTAATAGTCTTTTCCTCGCAGTCCTGCGTGGTGTTAGCAACAGTTTGACCCGCGCCGGCAGCAGAGTTGCTAGTGGCGGTATTCTCTGGTGGGCTAGCCATCACAACTGGGTGGAACACAACGCGGCCGTTGCTCTCCACAGTCAGATTGTGCTTATTGAAAATCTGCCACgcttcttcgtcgtcaaAGTAATCCCAGTACTGCGTGGAATCGAGCGCATTGTGCGCCGCGGGGCGACCCTCTTTGACACCACCGCTGTCTGGGCCACCCTCTACGCCGTGGGCGGTACCGTCCTCAGGTGCATCGCTGCCCGTTTGGTCCGGCGGCGGCAGCGCAACGTCATCCAGCCATTCTTGGTACAGTGCATGGTGCGAGCTGCGCAGATGCTGGTACTGAAATGACGAGTCTCTAAAATTACTTGCCATACTGATATGACCCTGCCAACGAGATCTAGCTCAAAGATTGCACAACTCAGCAAGCTCAGGCTATCGGTaatctttctttctttccttcttgCTCTGTCCCTGGGGTGTGGCCGTATCTTACCTCAGCgttctttcctcttttttctgtgcatatttctctctttcttcatcatttcCCTTTCCGGCACTTCCCATTGTTCTCCCGGTCCCCCAAGCTTTCTCTCCTATTCTCTCTGGCGTGCCTGAACGTTCTCGAAAGCCAAGGAAAAAGAGCGCACCCAGGAACACCGCTCAGAACAGGCCGCAGAGTGTACCTGCAGTGATGTCAATATGCTTTCTACGGCCACTTGTCTGCCCCTACATATTTACGTAATTCTCGCTTCCCCCTTCCccattcttttttgtctctttttGCCCTGCGGAGTTTTATGGGTTTGTTTTTGCCCTAATGGGGTAACAGAGAACGGGTGCAGAAGGCGGTAGCGGTGGAAGGGGCGCGGAAAAGCGGTCGACGCAGAGAAGTGCCCGTAGGGCGAAAGGGAGAACAATAGAGAGAAAT
This sequence is a window from Huiozyma naganishii CBS 8797 chromosome 3, complete genome. Protein-coding genes within it:
- the SWM1 gene encoding Swm1p (similar to Saccharomyces cerevisiae SWM1 (YDR260C); ancestral locus Anc_5.620), producing the protein MASNFRDSSFQYQHLRSSHHALYQEWLDDVALPPPDQTGSDAPEDGTAHGVEGGPDSGGVKEGRPAAHNALDSTQYWDYFDDEEAWQIFNKHNLTVESNGRVVFHPVVMASPPENTATSNSAAGAGQTVANTTQDCEEKTITGSIFDPRVLAKIRKQVTSWEGPAFPGKSG